A region from the Salidesulfovibrio onnuriiensis genome encodes:
- a CDS encoding peroxiredoxin, giving the protein MSYEHEHELEFAKVGQPVPEFKMETYDPEEGFFGEVNLGELRKQGKWVVLFFYPADFTFVCPTELADLAARHAELKELGVEVISVSTDTKFTHMAWKNDERLLQDVRYTMASDPTGIVSRYFDVYDYDTGLALRGTFVINPDGMLVSSEVNFYNVGRNADELLRKMKANVYLRENPNEACPAKWEPGKKTLTPGEAMVGKVYEALNG; this is encoded by the coding sequence ATGAGCTACGAACACGAACATGAGCTGGAATTCGCAAAAGTCGGCCAGCCTGTCCCGGAATTCAAGATGGAAACCTACGATCCCGAGGAAGGCTTCTTCGGCGAGGTGAACCTCGGCGAACTGCGCAAGCAGGGAAAGTGGGTGGTCCTGTTCTTCTACCCGGCGGACTTCACCTTTGTCTGCCCCACGGAACTGGCGGACCTGGCCGCCAGGCACGCCGAGCTCAAGGAACTGGGCGTGGAAGTCATCTCCGTTTCCACGGACACCAAGTTCACCCACATGGCCTGGAAAAACGACGAACGCCTGCTCCAGGACGTGCGCTACACCATGGCCTCCGACCCCACGGGCATCGTCTCCCGGTACTTCGACGTCTATGACTACGACACCGGCCTGGCGCTGCGAGGCACCTTTGTCATCAACCCCGACGGCATGCTGGTCTCCTCCGAGGTCAACTTCTACAACGTGGGCCGCAACGCGGACGAACTGCTCCGCAAGATGAAGGCCAACGTCTACCTCAGGGAAAATCCCAACGAGGCCTGCCCCGCCAAGTGGGAACCGGGCAAAAAGACCCTGACCCCCGGCGAGGCCATGGTCGGCAAGGTCTACGAAGCCCTGAACGGTTAG
- a CDS encoding insulinase family protein, with the protein MTHGFEKIRELEIPELNSKAEVYRHVKTGGRVLSIINDDENKVFGISFRTPPSDSTGIAHILEHSVLCGSRKYPVKEPFVELLKGSLQTFLNALTFPDKTCYPVASANRQDFYNLVDVYLDAVFFPNLDRNRLKQEGWHYELAEPEGEMTYKGVVYNEMKGAYSSPDSLLYEHSQQSLFPDNTYGLDSGGDPEVIPDLTWEQFSEFHRTHYHPSNAYAYFYGDDDPEKRLEILAEYFDQFEKIDVSGFRVPLQERFTDAVAVRKPYPASLRLAKGMFTVNWGLAETSDANLNLALHILEHILIGLPSSPLRKALMDSGLGEDLAGVGLEADIRQMFFSVGLKGIHPANAHKVESIVFHTIKDLVEKGLDPKDVEAAINSVEFSLRENNTGSYPRGLTLMFQSLSSWLYDREDGEDSDPLVLLPFEEPLGNIKHWVENGDRIFEELLARLFLHNTHRSTVLLEPDQKMAARIADKERARLKAAKAEMSGEDIVRVIEEAGKLHRLQEEPDSPEALATIPRLAVSDLDRENQNVPTEMKHVAGVSCYHHDLFTNGIAYLDFGFDLSGVPGELLPYISLFGRMLTEMGTQDRDYVDLSQWIARTTGGIHAQVFVSPIRGTDRAAARLFVRAKCTMEKAQETAEILTELLTRTKLDNLERFRQILFEAKSRAEQRLVPAGHQVVAARLKARAHRAHAMEEAISGVTSLHFLRELAERVETDFRGVARELERVRELLLSRKGLVLNATLPQGDFVVLESVLKGIVDALPENGADPVVFCPDPLPQREGLAIPSQVNYVGKGCNVYEHGFEFVGAVHAASKFLRTSYLWEKVRVQGGAYGGFCLFDRTSGSFNFVSYRDPNVEKTIQAYDGVADFLENLEVPQDELEKSIIGAIGELDTYMLPDAKGFAATARELVGETDAFRQEVRDQILSTTREDFKKLAQAARIVAENGAITVLGDSDAMQASKLDLEIKEIL; encoded by the coding sequence ATGACTCACGGATTCGAGAAGATTCGCGAACTGGAGATACCGGAACTGAACAGCAAGGCCGAGGTGTACCGCCACGTCAAGACCGGCGGCCGCGTGCTGTCCATCATCAACGACGACGAGAACAAGGTCTTCGGAATCAGCTTCCGCACGCCGCCCTCGGACTCCACGGGCATCGCCCACATCCTGGAGCATTCCGTTCTGTGCGGCTCGCGCAAGTACCCGGTCAAGGAGCCGTTCGTGGAGCTGCTCAAAGGCTCGCTCCAGACCTTTCTCAATGCCCTGACCTTTCCGGACAAGACCTGCTACCCGGTGGCGAGCGCCAACCGTCAGGACTTCTACAACCTGGTGGACGTGTATCTGGATGCCGTGTTCTTCCCTAACCTGGACCGGAACCGGCTTAAGCAGGAGGGCTGGCACTACGAGCTTGCCGAACCCGAAGGGGAGATGACCTACAAGGGCGTGGTCTATAATGAAATGAAAGGGGCCTATTCCAGCCCGGACAGCCTGCTGTACGAGCATTCCCAGCAGTCGCTCTTTCCGGACAACACCTACGGCCTGGACTCTGGCGGGGATCCCGAGGTCATCCCGGACCTGACCTGGGAGCAGTTCAGCGAGTTCCACCGCACCCATTACCATCCCTCCAACGCATACGCCTATTTCTACGGGGATGACGATCCTGAAAAACGGCTGGAAATCCTGGCCGAATACTTTGACCAGTTCGAGAAGATCGACGTTTCCGGATTCCGCGTGCCCCTGCAGGAGCGCTTTACGGATGCCGTGGCCGTGCGTAAGCCGTACCCGGCCTCCCTGCGCCTGGCCAAGGGCATGTTCACGGTCAACTGGGGATTGGCGGAAACCTCGGACGCCAATCTGAACCTGGCCCTGCACATTCTGGAACACATTCTTATCGGCCTGCCTTCCTCGCCCCTGCGCAAGGCGCTCATGGATTCCGGGCTGGGCGAAGACCTGGCCGGGGTGGGGCTGGAAGCGGACATCCGCCAGATGTTCTTTTCCGTGGGGCTCAAGGGCATCCACCCGGCCAATGCCCACAAGGTGGAGTCCATCGTCTTTCATACCATCAAGGACCTGGTGGAAAAAGGCCTCGATCCCAAGGATGTCGAGGCGGCCATCAACTCGGTGGAATTCAGCCTGCGCGAGAACAACACCGGCTCGTATCCGCGCGGCCTGACCCTCATGTTCCAGTCCCTTTCCTCCTGGCTGTATGACAGGGAGGACGGCGAGGACAGCGATCCCCTGGTTCTGCTGCCCTTTGAGGAGCCGCTCGGGAACATCAAGCATTGGGTGGAAAACGGGGACAGGATTTTCGAGGAACTCCTGGCCCGCCTGTTCCTGCACAACACCCATCGCTCAACTGTGCTGCTGGAGCCGGACCAGAAGATGGCCGCACGCATCGCGGACAAGGAACGCGCCCGTCTGAAGGCGGCCAAGGCTGAAATGTCCGGCGAGGATATCGTACGGGTCATCGAGGAGGCCGGGAAACTGCACCGGCTGCAGGAAGAACCGGATTCCCCGGAGGCCTTGGCCACCATCCCCCGGCTGGCCGTGAGCGACCTGGACCGGGAGAACCAGAACGTGCCCACGGAAATGAAGCACGTGGCCGGTGTCTCCTGCTACCATCATGACCTGTTCACCAACGGCATCGCCTACCTGGATTTCGGGTTTGACCTTTCGGGCGTGCCCGGGGAACTGCTGCCCTATATCTCGCTCTTTGGCCGCATGCTTACGGAAATGGGCACTCAGGATCGCGACTATGTGGATCTTTCCCAGTGGATCGCCCGCACCACGGGCGGCATCCATGCCCAGGTGTTCGTCTCTCCCATCCGGGGCACGGACCGGGCAGCCGCTCGCCTGTTTGTCCGGGCCAAGTGCACCATGGAAAAGGCGCAGGAAACCGCCGAGATCCTCACCGAGCTTCTGACCCGAACCAAGCTGGACAACCTGGAGCGTTTCCGCCAGATCCTGTTCGAGGCCAAGTCCCGAGCCGAGCAACGCCTCGTGCCTGCCGGCCATCAGGTGGTGGCCGCGCGTCTCAAGGCCCGCGCCCATCGCGCCCATGCCATGGAAGAGGCCATTTCCGGCGTGACCAGCCTTCATTTTCTGCGCGAGCTGGCCGAGCGCGTGGAAACCGATTTCAGGGGCGTGGCAAGGGAGCTGGAGCGGGTTCGCGAACTACTGCTTTCGCGAAAGGGTCTGGTCCTGAACGCCACCCTGCCTCAGGGCGACTTCGTGGTGCTGGAATCGGTGCTCAAGGGCATCGTGGACGCCCTGCCGGAAAACGGTGCGGATCCCGTTGTCTTCTGCCCCGACCCCCTGCCGCAGCGCGAGGGATTGGCCATTCCGTCCCAGGTCAATTACGTGGGCAAGGGGTGCAACGTGTACGAGCACGGCTTTGAATTCGTGGGTGCGGTCCACGCCGCCTCCAAGTTCCTGCGCACCAGCTATTTGTGGGAAAAGGTGCGCGTGCAGGGCGGAGCCTACGGCGGGTTCTGCCTGTTCGACCGCACCAGCGGCAGCTTCAACTTCGTTTCCTATCGCGACCCCAACGTGGAAAAGACCATTCAGGCCTATGACGGGGTGGCGGATTTTCTGGAGAACCTGGAGGTGCCGCAGGACGAGCTGGAAAAGTCGATTATCGGGGCCATCGGGGAGCTGGATACCTACATGCTCCCGGACGCCAAGGGCTTTGCGGCCACGGCCCGCGAGCTGGTGGGCGAAACCGACGCCTTCCGCCAGGAGGTCCGCGACCAGATCCTTTCCACCACCAGGGAGGATTTCAAGAAGCTGGCCCAGGCCGCCCGCATCGTTGCCGAAAACGGCGCCATCACCGTTCTCGGGGACAGCGATGCCATGCAGGCCTCCAAGCTTGACCTGGAAATAAAAGAGATTCTCTAG
- a CDS encoding efflux RND transporter periplasmic adaptor subunit — protein sequence MKYLHTLLALLLLGAFSACGGDIEPGTVNGPTTEYHPEAEARAQVVETPRLHEAVGSVQAKTDVRVEAQVTGRVMEVAVRPGDAVKTGDVLVKLDSRQSESRLEQTRQAQQAAVSTEAQARQGVAAAQAAFTKASSTFKRMSQLHEDKVITTEELEKAETAFLQAKAVLAQARDGLAAAQASARQVEKNVQEAEIGLGYTTITAPADGEVSQRFVDPGDLAIPGKDLLNLRTSGGMRLEAMVREGLIGHVRMGQSLEMIITALGETPVTGQVEEIEPLADPVTRSFVVKVTLPDLPGLYPGMFGRVLIPLGSERTITVPTAAIRSVGQLKTVMVRDGERWLPVYVRTGRPAGDGVEILSGLNGGETVALDTARGAK from the coding sequence ATGAAATATCTGCACACGCTTCTGGCCCTCCTGCTGCTCGGCGCGTTTTCCGCCTGCGGCGGCGACATTGAACCGGGTACGGTGAACGGCCCCACAACGGAATACCATCCCGAGGCCGAAGCCCGCGCCCAGGTGGTGGAAACGCCCCGCCTCCATGAGGCGGTCGGCTCGGTGCAGGCCAAGACGGACGTGCGTGTGGAGGCCCAGGTCACGGGCCGGGTCATGGAAGTGGCGGTGCGGCCCGGAGATGCAGTGAAAACCGGAGACGTGCTCGTAAAGCTGGACAGCCGCCAGTCCGAATCCCGCCTGGAACAGACGCGTCAGGCGCAACAGGCCGCAGTCAGCACCGAGGCCCAGGCCCGCCAGGGCGTGGCCGCCGCACAGGCCGCCTTTACCAAGGCCTCCTCAACCTTCAAACGCATGAGCCAGCTCCACGAGGACAAGGTCATCACCACCGAGGAGTTGGAAAAGGCCGAAACCGCCTTCCTGCAGGCCAAGGCCGTGCTGGCCCAGGCCAGGGATGGCCTTGCCGCGGCCCAAGCCAGCGCCCGACAGGTTGAAAAGAACGTCCAGGAAGCTGAAATAGGCTTGGGCTACACCACCATCACGGCCCCGGCCGACGGCGAGGTTTCGCAACGCTTCGTGGATCCCGGCGACCTGGCCATACCGGGCAAGGATCTCCTGAACCTGCGGACCAGCGGCGGCATGCGGCTGGAGGCCATGGTCCGCGAGGGGCTCATCGGCCATGTCCGCATGGGCCAGTCCCTTGAGATGATCATCACGGCCCTGGGCGAAACGCCCGTGACCGGCCAGGTGGAGGAGATCGAACCCCTGGCCGACCCCGTGACCCGCTCCTTCGTGGTCAAGGTGACCCTGCCCGACCTGCCCGGCCTCTACCCCGGCATGTTCGGCCGGGTGCTCATCCCCCTCGGCTCGGAAAGGACCATCACCGTGCCGACCGCAGCCATCCGCAGCGTGGGCCAGCTCAAGACGGTCATGGTCAGGGACGGGGAGCGCTGGCTCCCGGTCTATGTGCGCACCGGCAGGCCCGCAGGGGACGGTGTGGAAATCCTTTCCGGATTGAACGGAGGGGAAACCGTGGCCCTGGATACGGCACGGGGAGCGAAGTAG
- a CDS encoding flavin reductase family protein, with translation MKKSLGSKPFAVPTPVWAVGAYDLDGNPNAMIAAWGGIVCSQPPSMGVALRKNRHTYEGILKHKAFTISVADEAHAAQADYLGIDSGKDVDKFAATGLTPVRSDAVDAPYVGEFPLIVECVLSQVIEVGVHMQVIGEVVDVKVDEDKLKQGKFPDIERIRPLVFTPGAQEYHGIGSLMGKAFSLGLEYRKK, from the coding sequence ATGAAAAAATCCCTCGGCAGCAAGCCCTTTGCCGTGCCCACCCCGGTCTGGGCCGTGGGCGCATATGACCTGGACGGCAACCCCAACGCCATGATCGCGGCCTGGGGCGGCATTGTCTGCTCCCAGCCCCCGAGCATGGGGGTCGCCCTGCGCAAGAACCGCCACACCTACGAAGGCATCCTCAAGCACAAGGCCTTCACCATCAGCGTGGCCGACGAGGCGCACGCGGCCCAGGCCGATTACCTGGGCATCGACTCGGGCAAGGACGTGGACAAGTTCGCGGCCACGGGCCTGACGCCGGTCAGAAGCGACGCGGTGGACGCCCCCTATGTGGGGGAATTCCCGCTCATCGTGGAATGCGTCCTGTCCCAGGTGATCGAGGTGGGCGTACACATGCAGGTCATCGGCGAGGTGGTGGATGTGAAGGTGGACGAGGACAAGCTCAAGCAAGGCAAATTCCCGGACATCGAGCGGATCCGTCCCCTGGTGTTCACCCCCGGCGCCCAGGAATACCACGGCATCGGTTCGCTCATGGGCAAGGCCTTTTCCCTGGGTCTCGAATACCGCAAGAAGTAA
- a CDS encoding tetratricopeptide repeat protein, whose amino-acid sequence MRLYPIHMPVRFILFFALACLISGCTLAKSLGIRIDNTIPVTDEMRRDAEAAGHLDEAMQGYHNGQFLDPVSALSQLDQAIAINPDLADAQLYKGLAHAQLDQWQEALGPLEAASRLRPHNVKAVYLLGFTQWKLGMTGEAEATMTRCIELDGSHVDAYVQRGYMRAQSGEYQAAVDDYSQAIAMAPNRFDAYFNKGLALFALKDYEQAADDFTEAMALDPNSARAFAARGECFLRLGQYARARKDLSQAARTDSSSRIMELIAQAYAGEGDFSSAVETLNRAIAMTRAQGDEQQSRRLTELKDSLIRQVLKKTTP is encoded by the coding sequence ATGCGCCTGTATCCGATTCACATGCCGGTCCGATTCATTCTCTTCTTCGCCCTCGCCTGCCTGATCTCGGGCTGCACCCTGGCCAAGAGCCTGGGCATCCGGATCGACAACACCATCCCGGTCACCGACGAAATGCGGCGCGACGCCGAGGCCGCCGGACACCTGGACGAGGCCATGCAGGGCTATCACAACGGCCAGTTCCTGGACCCGGTGTCGGCCCTTTCCCAACTGGACCAGGCCATTGCCATCAATCCGGACCTGGCCGACGCCCAGCTCTACAAGGGCCTGGCCCACGCGCAGCTCGACCAATGGCAAGAGGCGCTCGGGCCGCTGGAGGCTGCCTCCAGGCTCCGCCCCCACAACGTCAAGGCCGTGTATCTCCTGGGCTTCACCCAGTGGAAGCTGGGCATGACCGGGGAGGCCGAGGCCACCATGACCCGCTGCATCGAGCTGGACGGCTCCCATGTGGACGCCTACGTGCAGCGCGGATACATGCGGGCCCAGTCCGGCGAATATCAGGCGGCCGTGGACGACTATTCCCAGGCCATCGCCATGGCCCCCAACCGTTTCGACGCCTATTTCAACAAGGGCCTGGCCCTTTTCGCCCTCAAGGACTACGAGCAGGCCGCCGACGACTTCACGGAGGCCATGGCCCTGGACCCCAATTCCGCACGCGCCTTTGCCGCGCGGGGCGAATGCTTCCTGCGGCTGGGGCAGTACGCCCGGGCCCGCAAGGACCTGAGCCAGGCGGCCCGCACCGACAGCAGCTCCAGGATAATGGAACTGATTGCCCAGGCCTATGCGGGGGAAGGCGACTTTTCCTCGGCTGTGGAGACCCTGAACCGGGCCATTGCCATGACCAGGGCGCAAGGGGACGAGCAACAGAGCCGCCGCCTGACAGAGCTCAAGGACAGCCTCATTCGCCAGGTCCTGAAAAAAACGACCCCCTAG
- a CDS encoding efflux RND transporter permease subunit produces MNGSQKTSGILPSIVRFFLTSQMSVILAVASLLLGIAAILVTPREEEPQIVVPMADVLVNVPGASAEEVEKLVTTPLERLLWQIDGVEYVYSISRKDMSAVTVRFFVGEDREDSLIKLHNAIAKNTDMAPQVVSGWVIKPVEIDDVPIVTLTLYPDFGWEERYTDHDLRRMAEELFHRLAEVEDISRLSLHSGRPREVRVELLPDRMAGFNISPLEVARALTGANHSLSSGAFERLNRRTEVVSQSFLLSADEVADLVVGVFNDRPVYLCDVAEIRDGPAEPESYSRIGFSTPYLQAIGQTQATGSRPAVTLALAKKKGTNAVRVAEDILTRIETLRREVLPAGVAVEVTRNYGQTAQNKVNELLNSLVFAIITVVALLAVALGWREALVVALAVPMSFSLALFVNYLFGYTINRVTLFALILSLGLVVDDPITNVDNIQRHIRMGAKNALEATLEGVREVLPPVIMSTLAIIVSFTPMFFITGMMGPYMAPMAANVPLTVTFSTVAALTVVPWMAYHLLKKRAPSEPQEQASSVDAADPRLVKFYTRVITPFLDKARNRRFLLLGILGGLALCAALVLLRQVPLKMLPFDNKNELQLVIDLPEGATLEATDRVVRDFEEYLRTVPEITNFVTYSGSPSAMDFNGLVRHYYWRTEPQQADIRINFADKSRRAMQSHGIGLRLRNDLTALAEKHQARLKIVESPPGPPVISTITTEVYGRPGLPYPALVQGAKHIETLMADEPGVVDVDDSAEAEQTMFDFILDKEKAALHGITAEDVVRTLRMALAGEAVSTVHEPSERQPLPVRLVLPENRRTGPDQLAELRMKGKNNKMVPLAELGRFVPTPVEQPIYHKNLRRVAYVFADTAGRAPGEAILDLQSRLKADPMPPGTLAEWAGEGEWKITLDVFRDLGLAFGAALLGIYILLIIQTGSYGMPLLIMSAIPLTMLGIMPGFWLLNLLAGGEIGGFGDPVFFTATSMIGMIALGGIVIRNSLVLIEFIQQALDEGRSLREAIILCGAVRMRPIVLTALTTALGAWPITLDPIFSGLAWALIFGLFASTLFTLVVVPTGYFVMYGKE; encoded by the coding sequence ATGAACGGCTCCCAGAAAACCTCCGGGATCCTCCCGTCCATTGTCCGCTTTTTCCTGACCTCCCAGATGTCGGTGATCCTGGCCGTGGCCTCGCTGCTGCTGGGCATTGCCGCCATCCTCGTCACCCCGCGCGAGGAGGAGCCCCAGATCGTGGTGCCCATGGCCGATGTGCTGGTCAACGTGCCCGGGGCCTCGGCAGAGGAAGTGGAAAAACTGGTCACCACGCCCCTGGAACGGCTGCTCTGGCAAATCGACGGAGTGGAATACGTCTACTCCATCTCACGCAAGGACATGTCTGCGGTCACCGTGCGCTTCTTCGTGGGCGAGGACCGCGAGGACTCGCTCATCAAGCTGCACAACGCCATCGCCAAGAACACGGACATGGCTCCGCAGGTGGTCTCGGGCTGGGTCATCAAACCCGTGGAGATCGACGACGTGCCCATCGTCACCCTGACCCTGTACCCGGACTTCGGCTGGGAGGAGCGCTATACGGACCACGACCTGCGGCGCATGGCCGAGGAGCTTTTTCACCGGCTGGCCGAGGTGGAGGACATCTCGCGTCTTTCCCTGCATTCCGGCCGCCCGCGCGAAGTACGCGTGGAACTGCTGCCCGACCGCATGGCCGGGTTCAACATCTCGCCCCTGGAGGTGGCCCGGGCCCTGACCGGAGCCAACCACTCCCTTTCCTCCGGCGCCTTCGAGCGCCTGAACCGGCGAACCGAGGTGGTCAGCCAGTCCTTCCTGCTCTCGGCAGACGAGGTCGCCGACCTGGTGGTGGGCGTGTTCAACGACCGGCCCGTGTACCTGTGCGACGTGGCCGAGATCAGGGACGGCCCGGCCGAACCGGAGAGCTATTCACGCATCGGTTTTTCCACCCCGTACCTCCAGGCGATCGGACAGACGCAGGCGACCGGGAGCCGCCCGGCCGTAACCCTGGCCCTGGCCAAGAAAAAGGGCACCAACGCAGTACGGGTGGCCGAAGACATCCTGACGCGAATCGAAACGCTTAGACGGGAGGTCCTCCCGGCGGGCGTGGCCGTGGAGGTCACCCGCAACTACGGCCAGACCGCCCAGAACAAGGTCAACGAGCTGCTCAACTCCCTGGTCTTCGCCATCATCACCGTGGTGGCCCTGCTGGCCGTGGCCCTGGGCTGGCGCGAGGCCCTGGTGGTGGCCCTGGCCGTGCCCATGAGCTTTTCCCTGGCCCTGTTCGTAAACTACCTGTTCGGCTACACCATCAACAGGGTCACGCTCTTTGCCCTGATCCTTTCCCTGGGCCTGGTGGTGGACGATCCCATCACCAACGTGGACAACATCCAGCGCCACATCCGCATGGGCGCGAAGAACGCCCTGGAGGCCACGCTGGAGGGCGTGCGCGAAGTGCTGCCGCCGGTGATCATGTCCACCCTGGCCATCATCGTTTCGTTCACGCCCATGTTCTTCATCACCGGCATGATGGGTCCGTACATGGCCCCTATGGCCGCCAACGTGCCGCTCACCGTGACCTTTTCCACGGTTGCGGCCCTGACCGTGGTGCCCTGGATGGCCTATCATCTGCTTAAAAAACGCGCCCCGAGCGAACCGCAGGAGCAGGCCTCGTCCGTGGACGCGGCAGACCCCAGGCTGGTGAAATTCTACACCCGGGTCATCACGCCCTTCCTGGACAAGGCGCGCAACCGGCGCTTCCTGCTGCTGGGGATCCTGGGCGGCCTGGCGCTCTGCGCCGCCCTGGTGCTGTTGCGTCAGGTACCGCTGAAGATGCTGCCCTTCGACAACAAGAACGAGCTTCAGCTGGTCATCGACCTGCCCGAGGGAGCCACCCTGGAAGCCACGGACCGGGTGGTGCGCGATTTCGAGGAATACCTGCGCACCGTGCCCGAGATCACCAATTTCGTGACCTATTCCGGCTCGCCCTCGGCCATGGACTTCAACGGCCTGGTGCGCCATTACTACTGGCGCACCGAACCGCAGCAGGCCGACATCCGCATCAACTTCGCGGACAAGTCGCGCCGGGCCATGCAGAGCCACGGCATCGGCCTGCGGCTGCGCAACGACCTCACGGCCCTGGCGGAAAAACACCAGGCCAGGTTAAAAATCGTGGAATCGCCGCCCGGCCCACCGGTCATCAGCACCATCACCACCGAGGTCTACGGTCGCCCAGGCCTGCCCTACCCGGCTCTGGTCCAGGGGGCCAAACACATCGAAACCCTCATGGCCGATGAGCCCGGCGTGGTGGATGTGGACGATTCCGCCGAGGCCGAACAGACCATGTTCGACTTCATCCTCGACAAGGAAAAGGCCGCCCTGCACGGCATCACGGCCGAAGATGTGGTGCGCACCCTGCGCATGGCCCTGGCGGGCGAGGCGGTTTCCACCGTGCACGAACCCAGCGAACGCCAGCCCCTGCCCGTGCGCCTCGTCTTGCCCGAAAACCGCCGCACCGGTCCGGACCAGCTGGCCGAGCTGCGCATGAAAGGCAAAAACAACAAGATGGTGCCCCTGGCAGAACTGGGCAGGTTCGTGCCCACGCCCGTGGAGCAGCCCATCTACCACAAGAACCTCAGGCGCGTGGCCTACGTGTTTGCGGATACGGCCGGGCGCGCACCGGGAGAGGCCATTCTGGACCTGCAGTCCCGGCTCAAGGCCGATCCCATGCCGCCGGGTACCTTGGCCGAATGGGCGGGCGAAGGCGAATGGAAGATCACCCTGGACGTGTTCCGCGACCTGGGCCTGGCCTTCGGGGCCGCACTGCTGGGCATCTACATCCTGCTCATCATCCAGACAGGCTCCTACGGCATGCCCCTTTTGATCATGTCGGCCATCCCCCTGACCATGCTCGGCATCATGCCCGGATTCTGGCTCCTGAATCTCCTTGCGGGCGGCGAGATCGGCGGGTTCGGGGATCCGGTCTTCTTCACGGCCACCTCCATGATCGGCATGATCGCCCTGGGCGGCATCGTCATCCGCAACTCCCTGGTGCTCATCGAATTCATCCAGCAGGCCCTGGACGAAGGACGCTCCCTGCGCGAGGCCATCATCCTCTGCGGCGCGGTGCGCATGCGGCCCATCGTGCTCACGGCCCTGACCACGGCGCTGGGAGCCTGGCCCATCACCCTGGACCCCATCTTCTCGGGCCTGGCCTGGGCGCTCATCTTCGGGCTGTTCGCCTCCACCCTGTTCACCCTCGTGGTGGTGCCCACCGGCTATTTTGTCATGTATGGAAAAGAGTAA